In a single window of the Centroberyx gerrardi isolate f3 chromosome 17, fCenGer3.hap1.cur.20231027, whole genome shotgun sequence genome:
- the LOC139931455 gene encoding dr1-associated corepressor, producing the protein MPGQKRRYSVRFPPSRIKKIMQKDTEVGRIAMAVPVIISRALEMFLKSLLTETCLITQSKLSTVVSVAHMKQCIESEKLFHFLKEQAERASTAAQRDNRGVSMWPLYRTKRQEISVKKPIEVGEKPLKPSRDSLDNDASSSESELFICL; encoded by the exons ATGCCCGGACAGAAGAGAAGATACAGCGTGCGCTTCCCTCCG AGTCGCATCAAAAAGATCATGCAGAAAGACACGGAGGTGGGGAGGATCGCCATGGCTGTTCCTGTGATAATCT CGCGGGCGTTGGAGATGTTCCTGAAGTCTCTGCTGACCGAAACCTGTCTGATCACTCAGTCAAAGCTCAGCACCGTCGTGTCGGTCGCTCATAT GAAGCAGTGCATCGAGTCGGAGAAACTCTTCCACTTCCTGAAAGAGCAGGCGGAGCGGGCGTCTACGGCAGCCCAGAGGGACAACAGAGGCGTCAGCATGTGGCCCTTATACAG GACAAAACGGCAGGAAATTTCTGTCAAAAAACCGATTGAAGTTGGAGAAAAGCCGCTGAAACCGAGCCGCGACTCGCTGGACAACGACGCCAGCTCCAGT gaGTCGGAGCTCTTCATCTGCCTGTGA